In the Sus scrofa isolate TJ Tabasco breed Duroc chromosome 6, Sscrofa11.1, whole genome shotgun sequence genome, one interval contains:
- the LOC110260929 gene encoding uncharacterized protein LOC110260929 — MSRTPATSRVTSSHPAQLSLLLAPLPPRLPDSAGGWDRGGLAWAAQRTLIQPLSATMSGSRLPGPDRGAPEPLLDDLIGYYTDRAEEGQLRVCRQAALIRRAQQLLGMRAPPQLCLPEDVAPDLEPPHSQGAPSSAQHICHKLVRALEFLELISVNLLLSPGRKEIRSLKTYTGNFAYWVRPVLSEHTLHAALGRLGYRATSKAEFSLVQAASEEDTKQMVFEIFLTRVACEAVLGTLGGPVLSEKVAGRHRRPSPGRGPAKTRTSLREARPSLSAPAGMGTDRTRAEGAQGQGALPMAWSPPEVPVAPHSPLPGPLVPLGPWRRASTRSDSEEFLTCYSDLILHQTPLFPGDWSPSSLKEQQLQGPAQAPGPPLGEAATTSCSSGKQFLVPSAAPESEGVTIRGQLCLRPGPQWSEHSLAPKPEAQTEPAAPGTYDALPHAPPEMDQLCELLAHLLTPPSPADRLWGPRGPGVDENKQPQPLVGREAASEGGSPDRVTQLWRAPEASSHVREPPSTHYVPLEGPVPTRGYCTSHSRHLD; from the exons ATGAGCAGAACCCCAGCCACTTCCAGAGTAACAAGCAGCCACCCTGCACAGCTTTCTCTTTTGCTCGCACCACTTCCTCCTCGGCTTCCTGACTCAGCTGGGGGATGGGACAGAGGCGGGCTGGCCTGGGCAGCCCAGAGGACTCTCATCCAGCCCCTCAGCGCCACCATGAGTGGGTCCCGACTCCCAGGCCCAGACAGGGGTGCTCCTGAACCCCTCCTGGATGACCTCATCGGCTACTACACGGACAGGGCAGAGGAGGGCCAGCTCAGGGTCTGCAGGCAAGCAGCCCTCATCCGCAGGGCCCAGCAGCTCCTGGGCATGCGGGCCCCGCCCCAGCTCTGTCTGCCGGAGGATGTGGCCCCTGACCTGGAGCCCCCTCACTCGCAGGGggctcccagctctgcccagcacATCTGCCACAAACTGGTGCGCGCACTGGAATTCCTGGAGCTGATCTCTGTCAACCTACTTCTGTCTCCCGGGAGGAAGGAAATCAGGTCCCTGAAG ACATACACGGGGAATTTTGCCTACTGGGTGCGGCCCGTGCTCTCCGAACACACTCTGCACGCGGCCCTGGGCAGGCTGGGCTACAGGGCCACCTCCAAGGCCGAGTTTTCACTGGTCCAGGCCGCCAGCGAGGAGGACACCAAGCAGATGGTGTTTGAGATCTTCCTGACCAGAGTCGCGTGTGAGGCTGTTCTCGGAACCTTGGGCGGACCCGTCCTCAGCGAGAAAGTGGCTGGGCGCCATCGCAGGCCCAGCCCGGGGAGAGGGCCGGCGAAGACCCGCACCAGCCTCCGGGAGGCCCGGCCAAGCCTGAGCGCCCCCGCAGGGATGGGGACGGACAGGACCCGGGCGGAAGGCGCTCAAGGTCAGGGCGCCCTGCCCATGGCCTGGAGCCCGCCTGAGGTCCCAGTAGCCCCCCACAgtcccctccccggccccctgGTCCCTTTGGGCCCCTGGCGCCGTGCCAGCACACGCTCGGACAGCGAGGAGTTTCTGACCTGCTATAGCGACCTCATCCTGCACCAGACGCCCCTGTTCCCCGGGGACTGGTCCCCGAGCAGCCTGAAGGAACAGCAACTCCAGGGCCCAGCCCAGGCACCCGGCCCTCCTTTAGGGGAGGCAGCCACCACTTCATGTAGCAGTGGCAAGCAGTTCCTGGTCCCCAGCGCAGCTCCTGAGAGCGAAGGGGTCACCATTCGCGGGCAGCTCTGCCTGAGGCCAGGCCCCCAGTGGTCTGAGCATTCCTTGGCCCCAAAGCCAGAAGCACAGACGGAGCCAGCCGCCCCTGGCACGTACGATGCCCTTCCACACGCTCCTCCTGAGATGGACCAGCTCTGTGAGCTCCTCGCCCACCTCCTCACACCCCCAAGTCCAGCAGACCGGCTCTGGGGACCCCGGGGCCCTGGGGTTGATGAGAACAAACAACCACAGCCTCTCGTGGGGCGAGAGGCAGCCAGTGAAGGTGGCAGCCCAGACAGGGTCACTCAGCTCTGGAGGGCTCCCGAGGCCTCCTCCCATGTACGAGAGCCCCCCAGTACTCACTATGTCCCCCTGGAGGGGCCAGTTCCCACGCGAGGATACTGCACGAGCCACAGCAGACACCTGGACTAA
- the BEAN1 gene encoding protein BEAN1, protein MSFKRPCPSRYNRTSYFYPTFSESSEHSHLLVSPVLVASAVIGVVIILSCITIIVGSIRRDRQARLQRHRHRPRRRHHHHHRRRRRRRHRESEHGYVSDGHVYSRSSHRLRYACSPAEDWPPPLDLSSDGDVDATVLRELYPDSPPGYEECVGPGATQLYIPTDAPPPYSLTDSCPALDGALDAGSGRSPGRHQQRPQGPSGLRTVSMDTLPPYEAVCGPSPPSGLLPLPGPEPGPRGSHGSPAPTRAPASGPERIL, encoded by the exons CTCGATACAACCGCACCAGCTACTTCTACCCCACGTTCTCAGAGAGCTCAGAGCACAGCCATCTGCTGGTGTCTCCCGTGCTGGTGGCGAGTGCCGTCATAGGTGTGGTCATCATCCTCTCCTGCATCACCATCATCGTGGGCAGCATCCGCAGGGACAGGCAAGCCCGGCTCCAGCGGCACCGCCACCGCCctcgccgccgccaccaccaccaccaccgtcgccgccgccgccgccgccatcgAGAGTCCGAGCACGGCTACG TGTCTGACGGACACGTGTACAGCCGCTCAAGCCACAGACTGCGCTACGCCTGCAGCCCTGCCGAGGACTGGCCTCCACCCTTGGACCTCAGCTCTGATGGGGACGTGGATGCCACGGTGCTCCGAGAGCTGTACCCAGATTCCCCACCAGG TTACGAGGAGTGTGTGGGGCCGGGGGCCACGCAGCTGTACATCCCCACGGACGCCCCGCCCCCCTACTCGCTGACCGACTCCTGCCCCGCGCTGGACGGCGCCCTGGACGCAGGCAGTGGCCGCAGCCCCGGCCGACACCAGCAGAGGCCGCAGGGCCCGAGCGGCCTCCGCACCGTCTCCATGGACACCCTGCCCCCTTACGAGGCCGTGTGTGGACCCAGCCCCCCATCGGGCCTGCTGCCTCTGCCGGGGCCAGAACCCGGCCCAAGAGGCTCCCATGGCTCCCCTGCGCCAACCCGGGCCCCGGCCTCGGGCCCAGAGAGGATCCTGTGA